The following DNA comes from Peromyscus leucopus breed LL Stock chromosome 2, UCI_PerLeu_2.1, whole genome shotgun sequence.
AGTTTGCgggattccttataagattaccatttgggctggagagatggctcagaggttaagagcactgactgctcttccagaggtcctgagttcagttcccagcaaccacatggtggctcacaaccatctgtaatgagatctggtgccctcttctggcctgtagttatgcgtgctatatacataataaataaataaacctataaaaaaAAGATTACCATTCAagataataaagtgattgattctTTCTTCGTAACCACAATATGCAGCCTATCAGCAAaagaaatggctgagaaaaaaaatatcttgctTGCTCATACTCTGTCAATCCGTAACAAGTTACTTAGATGCACATGTATATGAGTTCTTGTGATGACTCtcttttaatcatgtaagggagatgaaaaacatgtttttacctaTATTCATTATAATTATTCACTTAAAAACAGAATGGAACcccattttaatttatatattgcctgaaagattttgttggggtACATAAGCagtagaggaaaaataaagacaaagaattaagaagaaTAAAGATAgcgttagaaggaaaacatcaaggaaaaagacagagttagaaggaaaacatcaagaatgagaaaaggaaatcaccagaaaaaacaaaggagaagaatacagaaaaagaataaagaaaaaaaccatcaagagagtgctTGGGTGTCTTTTCCTTTACCCCCTTGATAAAAAAGTTGTAATACACCAACTTTGTGGATTCCCTTCAAACTCTGCGCTGCTGGAAGCTGGTCCCTTAGGCAGCAGAAGGTCAAGCTGGAtgtctgtatgtagaagaatgcaaatggatccatacttatcaccccgTATAAAACTCGAGTCCATATCAATCAAAGACCTcatcataaaaccagatatactgaacccgatagaagaggaagtggggaacagccttgaactcattggcatggGAGACATCTTTCTGAACAGCATATAgttagtgcaggcactaagatctacaatgaataaataagacctcatgaaactgagaagcttctatgaGGCAAAGAACACTACCAATCAGACAAAGCAGCTGCCTACAGAACGGGAAAAGTGTTTACTATTGCTACATCAGatagaggtctaatatccaaaatatagaaacaactcaagaaactagatattgaAAGACCaaataacacaatttaaaaatggggtacagacctaaacagagaattctcaatggaggaaactcaaatgactgagaaacacttaaaaaaatattcaacatccttagccagcagaggaatgcaaatcaaaactactttgagattctgtattacatctgtcagaatggctaagatcaataacacaagtgacagcaaATGCTGGCGAGGATGTgaaataaggggaacactcctccattgctggtgggagtgcagacttgtacagtcactatggaaatcaatagcAGTTCCTCAGAACGTTGGGAATAGATCtgcctcaagatctagctatactactcttggatATATACGCAAagcacttgctcaaccatgttcattgctattctactcataatagtcagaaactggaaataacctaggtgttcctcaactgaaaaatggaatattacttggctgttaaaaacaataacatcctgaaatttgcaggcaatggatggaaaatatcatcccgagtgaggtaacccagacccagaaatgtgaatatggtatgtattcacttatatgtggatattagccatttaATGGATGATAATCAACCTATAGTCTGTagactcagagaggttaggtatagaggaatGGACTAGAGGGTGGATgaagcagcaaatgaccttgcaagtagaatttttaagagaagaagaaggggaggtctgtgttagaatgagcTAGGATGTGGTAGTAAAAGGAGATAGACAACAAAAGGCAGAAGGGGAAGGAGTCAAGGGAAAGGGGGAATGGGTAATTGTcctgagggacaaaggactgcctctggatagagaggagacagatgtggcacattggtaaatggtggtttataaaggtaaaggggaaaccccatgttaggatgaggtgtttaattttaattgggcatgttaattaggtgaaccaaagggggcttctgattgctggtttggtagtcagcctcaagaggaggaagtagccaaataagggaacagccCTTGGTGGATGGCTTTAGTAATGTAATCAAACGGTTTTTAATAAGACAGAGGGAACGGGGAAGACACGTGCCAGAGACACGTGTATGGGTGggctagagtcccttcagtgGACACATGGATATCCCTGAGAGGGGGAAATACAACCCATTTTAAGGGTGGACTTGGGAtagatggggatgggaacaggaggatcatGTGGTGAAAGGGAGGGCAGATAGGGTTGATGGATGGAACAAAGGGAGAGACAGTTGGAATTGAGGGACATTTGAGGGATGATACACACTGGAAAATAGTgaagtggaaacttcctaaaatatatgagcTCTAATAATGGGGATACAGAGTCCCAACTGTTCATTTTTTGTCACCAAAAGTAGTAGGACTGGGTTGCACTCAATTGAATTTTGGCCAAGGAATCCTATGGAAATCCTCAAACAATctaggctgttgctaagacaaaaggTTGCTCTCTGCAAATTTACAGAGGAGTCCCATTGCTGAtgacaacatccacacaactcattgaagatggagaagttgagctggtgcctacatggagccttcactccTACATTATAGTGTCTTTGGTGCAGGATGGCACTCTAcaggctaccaaaggagaaatgtaaacacctatccagccataaaacctttgacctaaAATCTGTCCTCCCTGCAAGATATGTTAGAGCAATGGTAACAGAACTTGTTGGAGTAGCCAACCATTgtgtgatttgacttaaggcccactccatgagatggaatccacaCCCaccactgcttgggtgaccaagaaccagagactagatatctCAGAGACAGGGCAAAACCAAACATTACTGGTATAAaacaaaagtacaaataaaatgactcctaatgatattcttttacactcatagatcaatgccttattCATTTATCATTAGATAATCTTCTTCCTGTACCAGATgggaacagacacagagacctacagccagacattacatggagagagagagagagagagagagagagagagagagagagagagagagcttagaccactcagctctaaatgggatgtctctatcaaatctctCCCCAAGAAGGTCAGGGATCCccatagaagaggaggcagaaagggtgttaagagtcagaagggatggaggataccaggaggacaaagccctctgaatcaactaagcaaagctcacatgagctcacagagactgatgcagcaagcacagggcctacatggatgtggaccaggtcctctgtgtatatattacagctttcGGCTTAGTATTTTATGGGACTCTTGAGTggtaaatgagtgggtctctgactcctgtgcctgctcttggggatcttttctttctgttgggttgtctcatccagccttgatgcagtggtttttacttcatcttattatattttattttgtcatgtttggttgttatctcttagatgcCTGTTCTTTATTAatgagacagagagggagcaaatctggaggagaggggatgtGGAGAGGACCTGGGAAAAGAGGGGAAACtaatcagaatatagtgtatgagaaaagaatctattttcaataaaaggaaaacaaatgaaaataaatgccaaAACTAAGGTGTAGGGCTGGAGGGGTGCATCAGTCAGCCTTGACAGCACAACTTCAAGGCCTCgaatccacacagtggaaggagagaactgattctctcaagttgttctctgacttccacaggtgtgccatggcatgtgtgcatgtagtcctccacacaaaataaatgtataaaaacttACAAAAAATCCAGATATGGGTAAAGTATGATTTCAAATGTGAGCAAAGTGTGGTCTATGAATAAAACTGTCAATGATGTAGAATTATAGAAGTCCAAGAGTGTGAAGCTGTTAATATATTTTTCTCCAGTCTCCTGCACATGATAGGTCCTAAGTACCCATTGTTAAGACTGGTTGCAGGAACAATGGGTACAGTGTAAGTGGGAAGTGCTGGATGGCTGTCAGGGCCCCTTTAAGGGTTGTAGCACTGAGAACTGGAGAGATCACCTGCCCTGTCTGCCTAGCTCTCCTGGGGACAGCTTGCTTGTCCTCCCATTTACCTTGCTCTGCTCCTAGATGGACGAGTTGTGCTTTTAGGTGGCCTTGGGTCCTGGTCTTAGCCGATGGACTCCAGGTTAGGTGAGCTGAGCCTGGAGGATATCTCACTCGCCTTTAGGTTTTCTTTGCTGAAGCAAAGGTAGTTCCCTGAACCAAGAGTGGCCCAGAAGTCCTTCACTGACATCTTTTCTGAGAGAGGGCTGCCTCCCTTCTGGTGAACAAGTATGTTTGTCTGCTGTTGGGGACCATGTTCCCTGTCATGAAGGTTGTCTACCATGAAAGGCTATGAGACAATACAGAAAGTGTGCTCCTGCGGCATTAAATTCCTGGATCACTTAGAACCTCAAGCTTAGCTACATTCCTGCAGTCTTACTTAGGATTTTATTGCTTGAAGTGACACCATGGCCAccgaaactcttataaaggaaagcctttaattggggctggcttacatttcagaggtttagtccattgtcattatggcAGAAAGCACTGGCgtcaggcaggcagacatggtgctggagaaggagccgagagttctacatccagatctgcaggcaccaggaagagagagtgacccTGGGGCTGGTGTGAGCatgtgaaacctcaaaggccacacctcctaatagtgccactccctatggggccattttcatttaaacaacCACATCTGCATATGCCTAATCTTCACTGAACTGTACGATCTATCCCAGTAGCTTCCTGAAATGCCCTCTCTTTGGCTTAGAGCTGAGATTCCAGCCACTTGCAAGCATTAAGATCACACTGCTCAACATTCCACAGGATGGCTGgctcccaggacctcacacatgacGTTATTCTATTGAACTGAAATGTCCTCAGATTTCTGGAGTCAGAATGCAAAGGAAACCTACAATTTGGCTAGTTGTGAGCTGGTTAATGTGGtaactaattttttgtttgtttgtttgttttggtttctttttttctttgagacaggttttctctgtgtagttttagtgctgtcctggctctgcctcccaagtgttgggattaaaggcgtgctgcgccgccgccgccgccgccgccgccgccgcgccgccgccgccgccgccgccgccgccgccgccgccgccaccaccacctggccgatttttggtttttgagaactGCATTCTTGCAAGTATGCGTGATGCCAGGCAGTTGTTGTAATCTTcttttcatggctttttttttttttttcagattttgtcTTCTAATTTTGctgttcaaaattttaaatatttgcttttagaATTTAAGTCTGTCATTTCACTGGGCTGCTTACAGTAGCAAAAAGTTGAAGCAATCTCAATATATAACAATAAGATTATGAAGAGTAATGTACATTTCAGGGTATTAGTTGGACACATTAATGTCTGTTATACGCTGTAAAAGCAAGTAAACAtgattgttttagtttctttttaaaaagccccCTCCCCTAatggaaaaatcctttaaaaatacttttaggaagggtctcactgtattactctggatgacctggaacttgctgtgtagaccgggctagcctggaactcagcaaTCCACCTGGCACTGtttctctcaagtgctaggagtaAAGTCATACATCACTAAGTCCAGGTAAAAACggtttcaattttaattttttcttttttttaaaacatttattgtttatgggtgtggaagtcagaggacaatttgtgagagtcatttctctttctaccatggggatctcagggattgaactcaggatgtcaaGCTTGGTggaaagcacttttacccacagaCTCATCTCTTGGGCTCatttcctctctcattctctctctctcagcctttaaGTGCTGGCACTCAAGGTATGTGCCATTAAACCTAGCTTAGAAAGTTTTTAGTTATCCCATGTTAACCATATATTTATAGGACAGAATGTTTCCAGTACATGTGTACACTGTGAAATACATCAGGGCTCTTAGCTTTTCCACTAAGACTAAATAAGGAAAACAACCAACCAAgctataaaacaaacagaaacacctGGCCTGGTCCCCCTCACTGTATACCTTCTTCCCTCCCTGACCCCGGCCTTGTAGATCCCCAGGGAGCTGCTGGCTCAAGCATCTTTGGCTCCATTTGGCTTGGCAAAcgcctccctctactcttcccatcCTATATTGAATGCTTGAAAAGTCACGTGTTACTAGGGAGGCTCCTTACCCTCCACCTACCAAATGTGCAGGTGTTGGTGTCCAGATGGTGGCACTCCATGGGACCCAGAGCtgcaggggttggggtggggttaGGAATGAAGGAGTAAGTTCAGAATGGCAAGAGGTTAAGTGAGTGCAGGTATAGAGCGGATGTTGGGAGAGGGGTCCACAGAGAAGACAAAGGGGGGCTGCAGCTGGCTGTCCTTCTAAGTGGCTTCAGACAGGTCCTTTGCTCCCTCTGGGCTCGTTAGCCAGCGGCATAAGAGCAAAGTAGGCTGGGTGTCTGTCAGGTTCTGGGACTAGAAATGCACAGAAAGGTCTTGGGGCGGCTCGCGACAGGTGTGAAGACCTGCTGTCGGCAGTCAGGACAAGAGGGCTGACTAGGTAAGGGAGGCAATGGTGTGtgatgaggaagaggcagagtccaGCAGGCACCAGCAGCAGGTTAGGAGGAGACGAAGCACTGCAGAAGGGGCATCTACACAACTGAGAAACTCTTGTCCTGGGCTGTGCCGAAACCCAGGCTCCACTTACCGTGCACTGCTTCCCAGCTGTGTATCCGACTTCCCACCTCTGAAGGGGCCTCCTAACTGCCTGTGAAGGACACGCAGGACAACCCAGGGTGAGATCTATGAACTTTTAGGCCATCTGGAAAGCTTCAGGGGCCATGGGAAATACCAGGCAGGAAGAACAGCAATAATGCAGCCTGTCATTGAGCAAGTTGGTACATTCTGTGTACAAGCTCTCCCTCACCCCCattgggtgtgtgtatatatataaggGACATGTGATATCTGCATCTCAAGAGGAGCAAACTTGAGGAATCCTGGCCAGTGTGAGGTCTTGAGGCAAGATGGACTGAATCCTGGCTCACCCACTTTTCAACTGTGCCCACTTGGTCATTGCTTTCCCTGGTCTGGGCTTTGTGGAGATGATGGGAGAATTACACCAACCTCAGACCACCAAGCATCAAGTGGTCAAGAAAAAGTGAAGCCATTCCGAGCCCGAGGGCCTGAGCAAGCACAGTAGCAGTGCTGTGGAGGGAGGTGAGAGGCAGACAAGCTTGGGGCTTGGTGACGAAGTGGGTAGGGTGGGGCTTGGGCATCAGAATTTTCAGGCTCTGCCCACCTTTCCAGGCTTTGATGAAGCGAGTGGTTTACCCACACTGATCTGCAAAGGAACCGTGGTACAAGGGCTAAATGAGTCTACTGTGCATCCCTGAGAGCATGCTGAGAAGGGCTGACTCCCTAATGGTAGAGTTACTATTGATGAGGCCACAAATTAGTAGTGCTCCATGCTATTTCCCTATTGATGCAATTTTGCATGTTCTGAGTACCATGAAGGCAAAGCTCCACTCTCTGCTGTTTATCCAGAAGCCCAGAGCCAAGGCATTCAGAGCAGGCAGGACTGTGCCAcccttccaggtctgtgaagtCTTGTTACCCATGGGGGCTCAGGACAAGAAAGACAAGTCCCAGGAACTCAGAGTTCATTTTAGAAGGATAAACTAAACACTCAAAGAAGCAATAGATTTTGTGCTTGGAGTGAGCCGCTGTCACAGATCATGTGACCAATTCACACATCATGTGACCAATTCACAGACCATGTGCCCAGTTCCACCAGTCTTGAATCAAATGGTCAGAGCCACCAGGTTTATCTAAAAGGCTGTAATTCAAAAACACACATGAACTAAACCACAAAATGGGGAAGATCCActttactggtactttcacaccACCAAGGAAATCAAATTCCACCGAATCAGCTGTGACAGCCTTCTTTGGTGAAGCTCCTTTTTGGTACTGTGccacttggtaaaaaaaaaaaatactcctgaGATACAGATTTAAACTAAAACTGAATCTCTAAGGAACCCCAACACAGTGGTCTCACAGTGTGGCCTGAGCCCACAAGAAACCCCCTGTCCTTTTCAACCTCCACACAAGGCAGTGGCTGCAGCCACCGTGTCTACTGAAATCTGCCACAACCACAACCACCCTTCCAGAGAAGACAGCAGGACAATCACCTCACGCCACAGATGAAGTTGAGGGGTTTGCAGAGATATATTTTTCTCTAGGTTAGGCAGGCTGTCCGGCTCTGTTGCTCTCAATTATAAAATGGACCACTTGACTATTGGTATTTATTATATTCTTACAGGTAAGTTTAACATTAAAGGCAAATTGAAAATTGCTTTAATATTTGTACTTACAAGCAACAGGTAAACAATGAACCATTACGACTGGGCAGTGTCACAGGGATATGGACTGAGAGGCAAGTAGGTCAAGCAAGCTTCACACAAAGGCATTTAAAGACAGGGAACACTGGCATGCTAAACTCGGGAGAGAATATATGACACAAACACCAAGTTGAAGTTGACACTCAGTGACATTATGACGTCTGAAATATGATGCTTGGTACAGTTTAGATGCTGAATGTCCCCTCTGATGgtcattcttggttgtcaacttgtctacatctggaattaactaaaatccaaaaacagagggcacacctgtgaaggatttttgcttaatttgaagtaggcaGATCTTCcttcttgaggcaggaagacacacctccagtctgggccatgccttctgctggaaggGCTTACACAAGGgcttggaagaaggaagcttttgctctttgcctgcttgtccttgcCTTGCTAGTAGGTCCAATTCTTCATTGGCATTGGAGTCtgtttctttgggattccagtatACACCGAAGACCAGCAGAGACATCCTGCTTCATGGCCCGAGATACTGAATGCTTGGCTTTCTGTTCAAGGACAGGCCATCGTTGCATTAGCGGGACTGCAGTCTGTaaatcattccaataaattccctttctaTATATCCAGAGAGCAATTCATTCTGTAAGtgctgttactctagagaaccctgactaatacatccCCCAAAGGCTTCCTAGCCCATGTTGCTACTGAGAGGTGAGAAAACTCTTAGTAGATAGGGCTAGTGGAAGGAAATTTGGTAATCGAGGGCATTCTCTAGAGGTGATATCAGGCCCTTTctatctctttgcttcctggttgcTTCCTCTACcatgagttcctgccatgacacACTGTCTTGCCATAGGCTCAAAGAAGTAAGTCCAAACATGGGTAATGTCTGACACAGTAAGCCAACACATGTGCGATGCTATTCCTTCTTCATGTCAACTGTCTAGTTTACCCTAGTTTTCTGATTTCGGGTTTAGTTACTTAACAAGATGAAATCACAGCATGGAGGCCCAGACCTAATGTTTTATTCTCTTCCCAGGTCAAACATCTTTTATTGTCCAGCTgcagtacaaaacaaaacaaaacaaccccctccccaaaaaaaccccaataaaTAATACTGAGTGCTCTTGTTATGGAGCCAggcaaaattcaaacaaaaacttCCTAGCAGCTAATAGAGAACACTCTTCTAAGTGAACTGAGTGTGGGAACCGAAAGAGCCCCGTTCCCATTACACTCTGAAGTCAAATCAATTGGCTGTGACAATGGTAAGACCTCAACTATTAAAGCCAATTAAGGCACTGGATGATTAAACCTTTATATATAAAGGAACAATAATCcagaaaaatagaattaaaatagtCTGCTAGCAGCAGATTGCTAGCATTCTTTCAACAACACTGATGAGATTTGGAATGATTACAGCATTAAGGATAGTTTCAGAAAACAACAGGTAGGTGTGGTGGACAGGTGGCTCACATTCAAGACTCAAGTCTACTTAAGGAAAAAATGATCTCACTAGCACTAGATTCTAGCTCCTGTTTTCAGATTCACAGGTGCTTCTACAACCCATGAGAAGGACTGCAGTGCATGCAGCATACAGACCCTACACCACAGAGGCTCCCCTGACTACACAAGTCTGGTGACATACTGGTAGAGCTGCTCCGCAAATACGTCAGCAGAAAACTTCTCTGCCACCCTGGCTTTTCCAGCCAGGCCCATCATCACTTTTAAGGATGGTTTGTGGATGAACTTCTCCATTGCTTCTGAGAAGTGCACTGGGTCTGGCTCACACAGAAACCCGGTGACCTTGTGGACGACAGTCTCCAAGGGCCCACCTGAATTAACAGCGATGActgggcactgcatgtacatggccTCCAGAGGGACGATGCCAAAGTGCTCATTGCTCGGGGTGTAAAGCACACACAAGCAACCGTGGAGGAGTGAGatcttctgtctgtctgagaAGGACGGCAGGAAGGTCACATGGCGCTCAAGGTTTGACTGCTGGACTATTTTCTTCAACTCCTTATAGTGTTCCACGTTCTCCAGGATTCTATCGTCATAACCACCGGCCATGAACAGATGAACCCTCTCCCAGTCTTGAGATGTCAGACGTCCACGAAGCTGGACGAGGGCGCTCAGTGCCAACGgcagatttttcttcctttcaaatcgGTTGATAGAGAGGAACAGGAACTGTTTCCCCTTGGGAACTAGGTCATCTATCTTCTCAGGAACAGCCAAGTCATAGCTGCCGATGTTCAGAGACGGGTACAGGATATCAGGATTTACGTGAGACAGGCTCTTGAAGGTTTCCTTAAAGACAGAAGCTGTGTACTGGCTGTTGACCAAGATGCGGTCTGCCATACCTGTGGTGTATTCCTCGATCCAGTCAATGGGGGCCCTGTAGAACCGCTTCAGAGTCGAATTTCTCTTGGAAAGCAGCAGATCTGGGAAGTGACAGTAAAACAGGACCTTCTTCCGCCGTCTGGCCAGTTTGAACACTGGGATACAGGCGGACACCTAACCAAGGTAAAACCAACAACAGTAGGTGAGTGACTGGCCACAGTTTTTTCTTGGTTATAGCCCAGCTGCCTGGTATTATGGATTCATAGGAGCTGGGTAAATGTCTACATTAACCATGAAGATACAGTTTCCTCAGGGTGCTTCAGTGCAACTCAGGATCATAAGTAAAGAAACCCTAGAGTAACTGTGGCTATCTCCACCTGTAGGTCTGGTTAGAGAACAATGGCTGGTAGCATCCACTGTGGATAAGAGCACGGGGTAGTCTATAGTACAGACTGGGAGAATAAAGTGTGGATAGAGCATGGGGTAGTCTATAGTACAGACTGAGAATGTGGATAGAGCAGTATAGTAAGATAGTGTGGATAAGAGCATGGGGTAGTCTATAGTACAGACTGTGGGAGAATAAAGTGACACCTTTGAAAGGCAAATTTGGAAACTGCTACTGACATTTACAATAACATTTACATttactacaacccacaactccccCCACCACCCCTTGGAGTTTCCTCAGAGGACATGTGTAAGAAATGAAATTAGTATGAGGATATCACATCTAGTGAAGTATGAGAATGCCACatgtagtcacacacacacacacacacacacacacacacacacacacacaccccaaaacaaaacaaaaactggtgGTAATGTTAGTGTCCTTTAGGGAAGATGGAAACATTTATGGTATATTTGAATAAAGGGGACTTTCCAGCCACTTAAGAGACTGATGTGGATCTTGAATACCAATAAGGATGGAGGTCTCAATTTTTTGCAGAACAAAAAGCAAAGTGTCCAACAGCAGGTGAATTGAATTACAATTCTGTACAAGTAAGATGTAGCTAGAGACAGACATGTATGCTACAAGCAGCCACACATCAGTTCTGGAAGGATGCAAAGAAACTTGACAGTGGTTCCCTCCTCAAGGAGGGGCACAGGGGACTTTTACATTATACTTCATATTTGAACTTTTATTCCTGAGTAAATGTTACttctcaattaaaaaacaaaaacaaaaacaaaaaaaaaaaacctgtggggCCGAGGAGTTGGCTCTAGGTGGGGATCTAAGTTTGATTCCAACTGCCCATATAAACCCAGGGTTTTATGCATACTTGCCCGAAAGTCTAGCTCAATCTTTCAGTTTCAGGTTCAAGTGAAAGATTCTGATTCAAATGTTCAGGCGGCAACTGACTAAGACAGATACCCGACATTGATGGTTTTCACACCCAAGCTCAGACGCCTGCATAGACACAAAATATACCCACCCATCTCCCGACAGTCCCCAAACCCTGAGTTGTAAAAAACACCCTGGAAACAAGTCTAGTGTAGCTACAGGGCAGACTGGATTGAATGCTATTTACCAAAAACTTGAACTTCAATCCAGCAAGGTGGCTTACACTGTAAACCTGGGAGGCCTGCCTGGGGCCACTTAGCAGGGCATAACAAAATAAACCGGGACTTTTCTCCGAGGCCAATGGGGACAACGCTACGTTCTAATGGGGGCATGATATGTTTAGCTTGATTTTAATCCATGTCACTGCTAAGTACTGGAGTGGAGGGATTAGGAAGACTGGAGAGGGTGGGATGGATGGGACCTGGAAGCAGAAACGGTAAGAGTAACGGAGAACAAACGGAGTTGGATACAAGGAGTGACAGCAGGTGACTTTCAATGCCAGCGTTCCTTGGAACGAACCCCTGGGCCCAACTACCTCAGTCCCAGGATGAAGCATTTAAAATGCAGGCACATGAGCCCTATCTCAAGGGCCTTCCACGAAAGGGGATGCGGGGGGGCGTTGTTCCTGCGATCGGCCACTTTAAAGGATCCATACTAAAACGGGAGACCGTTCCCTCCCTGGGGACTCCTGCTGGACAGTTCCAAAGAACCCAGAACAGAGGCCCCTCCCTCGGCCAAGCCTCGGTGGCCGCCTCACCTGGTCGCACACCACCACGTCGAATTCCTCGCCGGAGAGAAACAGCACGTAGAGCGCCAGAAAGACCATGCGCACGTAGGCGCAGATGGCGGCGCCGCGGCCGCCCCAGCCCAGGCTGCGGGGCAGCCAGTCCCCGGCGCAGTGCACCGAGAGCTCGCGGGTCTCCAAGAAGCAGTGATTCGGGTTGTAGTGCGCGGTCCATATCTTCACATCACACCCGCAATCCTGCAGCGCCAGCGCCGCGTCCAGCACGAGCCGTTCGGCACCGCCCAC
Coding sequences within:
- the Alg2 gene encoding alpha-1,3/1,6-mannosyltransferase ALG2 isoform X1; the encoded protein is MAENLCRARARVYPPSVLFLHPDMGVGGAERLVLDAALALQDCGCDVKIWTAHYNPNHCFLETRELSVHCAGDWLPRSLGWGGRGAAICAYVRMVFLALYVLFLSGEEFDVVVCDQVSACIPVFKLARRRKKVLFYCHFPDLLLSKRNSTLKRFYRAPIDWIEEYTTGMADRILVNSQYTASVFKETFKSLSHVNPDILYPSLNIGSYDLAVPEKIDDLVPKGKQFLFLSINRFERKKNLPLALSALVQLRGRLTSQDWERVHLFMAGGYDDRILENVEHYKELKKIVQQSNLERHVTFLPSFSDRQKISLLHGCLCVLYTPSNEHFGIVPLEAMYMQCPVIAVNSGGPLETVVHKVTGFLCEPDPVHFSEAMEKFIHKPSLKVMMGLAGKARVAEKFSADVFAEQLYQYVTRLV
- the Alg2 gene encoding alpha-1,3/1,6-mannosyltransferase ALG2 isoform X2 — protein: MDRALQPESLLLGDPRALGALRRGLAAPQPGLGRPRRRHLRLRAHGLSGALRAVSLRRGIRRGGVRPDLLLSKRNSTLKRFYRAPIDWIEEYTTGMADRILVNSQYTASVFKETFKSLSHVNPDILYPSLNIGSYDLAVPEKIDDLVPKGKQFLFLSINRFERKKNLPLALSALVQLRGRLTSQDWERVHLFMAGGYDDRILENVEHYKELKKIVQQSNLERHVTFLPSFSDRQKISLLHGCLCVLYTPSNEHFGIVPLEAMYMQCPVIAVNSGGPLETVVHKVTGFLCEPDPVHFSEAMEKFIHKPSLKVMMGLAGKARVAEKFSADVFAEQLYQYVTRLV